One genomic segment of Bdellovibrio bacteriovorus includes these proteins:
- a CDS encoding Crp/Fnr family transcriptional regulator, whose translation MKADSLMCASPDVQQMVEKARVTCRFKAGQVIFYSGNDSLGIFTIQNGLVKLEVTSPSGAAHTLRLVGPGGTLGYRSLFAGEPYHASAVAVEDCELCFIPKADVMNIFKSYPDLAMKLLSHISKDLRMAEEKWMGQMDKDASERIAEALLFLQEHFSHQNWTRREIAQWAGTTPETVIRTLATFEREGLIDQSAGRGIRILSRDKLREKAELN comes from the coding sequence ATGAAAGCAGATTCTCTGATGTGTGCGTCCCCGGACGTGCAGCAGATGGTTGAAAAAGCCCGTGTCACTTGTCGCTTCAAAGCCGGTCAAGTGATCTTCTATTCAGGAAACGACTCTTTAGGTATTTTCACCATCCAAAATGGGTTGGTGAAGTTGGAAGTCACCTCCCCTTCTGGCGCGGCTCACACACTTCGTTTAGTCGGACCGGGTGGCACTCTGGGATATAGATCTTTATTTGCTGGCGAGCCCTATCACGCTTCCGCCGTTGCGGTTGAAGACTGCGAGCTTTGCTTTATTCCCAAAGCCGATGTGATGAATATTTTTAAGTCCTATCCAGATTTGGCGATGAAACTTCTTTCGCACATCTCAAAAGATTTGCGCATGGCTGAAGAAAAGTGGATGGGCCAGATGGACAAAGATGCTTCCGAGCGTATTGCCGAAGCGCTGTTGTTCTTACAAGAACACTTCTCTCATCAGAATTGGACAAGAAGAGAAATCGCCCAATGGGCAGGCACGACTCCTGAAACTGTGATTCGTACTTTAGCTACTTTTGAAAGAGAAGGTTTGATTGATCAGTCAGCGGGTCGCGGGATTCGTATCCTTTCCCGCGATAAGCTTCGCGAAAAAGCGGAACTGAATTAG
- a CDS encoding heavy metal translocating P-type ATPase, with product MSLTTLIQCKYCATPTEVGPYCCRACEVLDTQVGAFPLVKNSSNPYSYLDQKDFKDIYRHGDQNEFDYLFYAEGLHCSSCVHLLEKLPEFYPDVVNARVNFAQSTVAIKIKDQGSLAQVAYVIKELGYTPSLLSAQDHVAEKFKAENRAFLKRIAVAGFCAGNTMLFVIPVYAGLAGTWAQVFNWLSFLLFLPILFYSAIPFYRGAWNTLKYKVINVDLPIVIAMLSGFILSTYSLIRGEGHIYYDSTASFLFFILSARYLLKRVQQNHLSSSHLKTFFKNERYICVQDEQERSLPWDHIQKDQILLIQKGQNIPADCELLSVQATVDMSLLNGESLPKVFSQHMTLLAGTRPLEHEIRVKVLDSFANSKLGKLFAKLEHGSSVKSPFVALTDRLAQKLIISVFGIAILFFALYYAVDPTEAFNRALALIVLACPCALAFGSPLAFGLALKKGQRQGLLIKDAKSLEKILTVKNIFFDKTGTLTEGQLRLSYTEPSVVDPELKKIILSLEAASYHPVAFALREAWSETKILCTAVQAEEILGRGVRGYVDGDFYEVRHLAESMHELEIGIEVIKNGRSISRLYFSDTLRDDAKESITQLKLEGKECFLVSGDRKSRTLKVAEVCGIAKENAYGELFPEDKKQILDKYSDTCMIGDGANDSLCLKEADVGIAVKGSVDLSLHSADIYLTRGGLTPVLDLFNLAHQTRGVLVRNLSISIVYNVAGGVLALCGFINPMMAAILMPVSSAALILSSLWGFR from the coding sequence ATGTCTCTGACGACACTGATTCAATGCAAATACTGCGCGACACCTACAGAAGTGGGACCTTATTGCTGTCGCGCATGTGAAGTATTAGATACTCAAGTCGGCGCATTTCCTTTAGTAAAAAATTCATCCAATCCTTACTCTTATCTCGACCAAAAAGACTTCAAAGATATCTATCGCCATGGCGATCAGAATGAATTCGATTATTTATTTTATGCCGAAGGTTTGCACTGCTCGTCCTGCGTCCACTTGCTTGAAAAACTTCCCGAGTTTTATCCCGATGTCGTCAATGCTCGGGTGAATTTTGCACAATCCACAGTCGCGATCAAAATAAAGGATCAGGGGTCGCTGGCTCAAGTGGCGTACGTCATTAAAGAGCTAGGTTACACTCCGTCACTGCTTTCAGCGCAAGACCACGTCGCCGAAAAATTTAAAGCTGAAAATCGCGCGTTTTTAAAGCGCATCGCGGTCGCCGGTTTCTGCGCTGGGAACACGATGCTTTTTGTAATTCCCGTGTATGCAGGACTTGCCGGAACTTGGGCGCAAGTTTTTAATTGGCTGAGTTTTTTATTGTTCTTACCGATCTTATTTTACAGTGCGATTCCCTTTTATCGGGGAGCTTGGAATACTTTAAAATACAAAGTCATCAACGTAGACCTTCCTATCGTCATTGCGATGTTGTCAGGATTTATATTGTCGACTTACAGTCTGATCCGTGGCGAAGGGCATATCTATTACGATAGCACCGCAAGCTTTCTTTTCTTCATTCTTTCTGCCCGATACCTGTTGAAACGCGTTCAACAAAACCATCTTTCTTCCTCGCACTTAAAAACTTTCTTTAAAAATGAACGTTACATCTGCGTGCAGGATGAACAGGAAAGAAGTCTCCCTTGGGATCATATTCAAAAAGATCAAATTCTTTTGATCCAAAAAGGACAGAATATTCCCGCGGACTGTGAGCTGCTTTCGGTGCAAGCCACCGTCGACATGTCTCTTCTTAATGGAGAGTCTTTGCCGAAAGTATTTTCTCAACACATGACCTTGCTTGCGGGCACTCGTCCCCTGGAACACGAAATTCGTGTCAAAGTTTTGGACTCTTTTGCGAACAGTAAATTAGGAAAACTTTTTGCCAAGCTTGAGCATGGCTCGTCCGTAAAAAGTCCTTTCGTCGCTCTGACAGATCGTTTGGCGCAAAAACTGATTATCTCCGTCTTTGGCATCGCGATTCTTTTCTTTGCTCTTTATTATGCCGTTGATCCAACAGAGGCGTTCAATCGAGCCTTGGCTTTGATCGTCCTTGCTTGTCCATGTGCCTTAGCCTTTGGTTCACCCCTTGCTTTCGGTTTGGCCTTAAAAAAGGGGCAACGTCAGGGTCTTCTTATTAAAGATGCCAAGAGCCTTGAAAAAATTCTTACGGTTAAAAACATCTTCTTTGATAAAACCGGCACCCTGACCGAAGGCCAACTGCGTCTTTCTTACACCGAACCCAGCGTCGTCGATCCCGAGCTAAAGAAAATTATTTTAAGCCTGGAAGCGGCCTCCTATCATCCGGTGGCCTTCGCTCTTCGCGAAGCTTGGTCTGAGACGAAAATCCTTTGCACAGCCGTGCAGGCCGAAGAAATCTTAGGTCGCGGAGTGCGCGGATACGTCGATGGCGACTTTTACGAAGTGCGCCACTTAGCCGAAAGCATGCACGAATTGGAAATAGGTATTGAAGTCATTAAAAATGGTCGCAGCATTTCGCGTCTTTACTTCAGTGATACACTAAGAGACGACGCCAAAGAGTCTATCACGCAACTAAAACTGGAAGGCAAAGAGTGCTTCTTGGTTTCTGGTGATCGTAAAAGCCGCACTCTGAAAGTCGCCGAAGTTTGCGGTATCGCGAAAGAGAACGCTTATGGTGAACTCTTCCCAGAAGATAAAAAACAAATTCTCGATAAATACTCTGACACCTGCATGATTGGCGACGGTGCCAATGATTCGTTATGCCTGAAAGAAGCCGATGTCGGTATTGCCGTTAAAGGCAGCGTGGACCTGAGTCTTCATAGCGCAGATATCTATCTCACTCGCGGGGGACTGACTCCCGTTTTAGATCTTTTCAATCTGGCACACCAAACTCGCGGAGTTTTGGTGCGCAACTTAAGCATTTCCATCGTCTATAACGTGGCCGGTGGAGTCCTTGCTCTTTGTGGTTTTATCAATCCCATGATGGCTGCGATCTTGATGCCGGTCAGTTCCGCAGCACTCATCTTGTCGTCGCTATGGGGGTTCCGATGA
- the ccoS gene encoding cbb3-type cytochrome oxidase assembly protein CcoS, which produces MNIITIMIPMALLLGIGFVVAFLWATSKGQFDDLETPAHRILNDDNERKQL; this is translated from the coding sequence ATGAATATTATCACGATCATGATTCCCATGGCGCTCTTGTTAGGAATCGGTTTCGTCGTCGCTTTCCTTTGGGCGACTTCCAAAGGACAGTTTGACGATTTAGAAACTCCGGCGCACCGAATTTTGAATGATGACAACGAAAGGAAACAGTTGTGA
- a CDS encoding branched-chain amino acid aminotransferase, whose protein sequence is MTANPISIQKTKNPKNRPSADSLGFGRYFTDHMFLASYSTQKGWHNLRITPYEPIPLDPGASVLHYGQALFEGMKAFSHQDGSCVLFRPEFNWARMAEGAERLCMIAPPKEVFIEGIKELIKVDRDWIPSEKGCSLYIRPTLIGSESFLGVRPAEEYLFFTILSPVASYYGEGTKAVKIWVEEEYLRAAPGGLGATKAAANYAGSLKAALQAKKNSYSQVLWLDVNRQYIEEVGTMNVFFVFENEIVTPSLEGTILGGGTRNSIITLLKSKNKPVVERRVKLQEVRDAAANGTLKEIFGTGTAAVISPVGELAAKDWKISVNNGEMGPVAASLYEELTGIQNGTVKDTFNWLYKI, encoded by the coding sequence ATGACAGCAAATCCCATCTCTATTCAAAAGACGAAGAATCCAAAAAACCGTCCTTCTGCCGATTCATTGGGCTTTGGTCGCTACTTCACCGATCACATGTTCCTGGCTTCTTATTCCACGCAAAAAGGCTGGCACAATCTGCGCATCACGCCTTATGAACCGATTCCGTTAGATCCAGGCGCGAGTGTTTTGCACTATGGTCAGGCGTTGTTTGAAGGAATGAAGGCTTTTTCGCATCAAGATGGAAGCTGTGTTTTATTCCGACCAGAGTTTAACTGGGCTCGCATGGCTGAGGGAGCAGAACGTCTTTGTATGATTGCTCCGCCTAAAGAAGTTTTCATCGAGGGTATCAAAGAACTTATTAAGGTCGATCGTGATTGGATTCCTTCCGAAAAAGGTTGCTCGCTTTATATTCGTCCGACATTGATTGGCAGCGAATCCTTTTTAGGAGTTCGTCCGGCGGAAGAATATTTGTTCTTCACAATTCTTTCTCCAGTTGCCTCTTACTATGGAGAAGGCACTAAAGCGGTGAAGATTTGGGTCGAAGAAGAATATCTTCGTGCCGCTCCGGGCGGCTTGGGGGCAACGAAGGCAGCGGCGAACTATGCGGGAAGTCTTAAAGCCGCTTTGCAGGCGAAGAAAAATTCTTACTCTCAAGTGTTATGGTTGGACGTGAATCGTCAGTACATTGAAGAAGTGGGAACGATGAATGTCTTCTTCGTATTTGAAAATGAAATCGTCACACCTTCTTTGGAAGGAACAATCTTAGGTGGTGGCACAAGAAATTCTATCATCACGCTTTTGAAGTCTAAGAATAAACCGGTTGTCGAACGTCGTGTGAAGCTTCAAGAAGTCCGTGATGCTGCAGCCAACGGCACGCTTAAAGAAATTTTTGGGACCGGCACTGCCGCCGTGATCAGCCCTGTGGGCGAACTCGCAGCCAAAGATTGGAAGATCTCCGTGAATAATGGTGAGATGGGGCCTGTTGCCGCCAGTTTGTACGAAGAGCTGACGGGCATTCAAAACGGCACCGTCAAAGACACATTCAACTGGCTTTATAAAATCTAA
- a CDS encoding putative Na+/H+ antiporter: MQYTTIELLGTIFFGLAVIHTFMVGKIIQWSHHFPKHSAWNSILHLLGEIEAVFAIWAGLFMAVYIGLEGWGEAIKYQTSLNFVEPFFIFAIMVVCSTRPILAAARHGILFLSSLVQKIFKTPAIHTDLFIVLVVGSLSGSFITEPAAMTVTAFMLNSMLQKESSKLIYALIAVLFVNVSIGGALTPFAAPPILMVASKWNWDFTFVLTHFGWKSAIAVTLNALLLVAVFRKEFSQNCITLREVETRLSGAQAPIPAGVTLVHLLFLGGIVITGHYQNAFLGIFLLFLGVASVTQRYQDALRLKESLLVSLFLGGIIQFGAFQKWWLAPLLGGMSDLLLFKGAVGLTAITDNAALTYLGSQVEGLSDSSKYALVAGAIAGGGLTIIANAPNAAGYSILSHKFPGGIKPLNLLIAALIPTAIAIFCLWVL; encoded by the coding sequence ATGCAGTACACAACAATTGAACTTCTTGGAACTATCTTCTTTGGCCTAGCTGTTATTCATACTTTCATGGTGGGAAAAATAATTCAGTGGTCGCACCATTTCCCTAAACACTCTGCTTGGAACAGCATTCTACATCTATTAGGTGAAATCGAAGCCGTCTTTGCTATTTGGGCGGGCTTGTTCATGGCGGTTTATATAGGCCTGGAAGGCTGGGGAGAGGCGATTAAGTATCAAACCTCTTTGAACTTCGTGGAGCCTTTCTTTATTTTTGCAATCATGGTGGTCTGTTCAACGAGACCAATTCTGGCGGCGGCTCGACATGGGATTTTATTTTTGAGCTCCCTTGTGCAGAAGATATTTAAAACGCCAGCGATTCATACGGATCTATTTATCGTTTTGGTCGTGGGTTCGTTGAGTGGCAGTTTCATTACGGAGCCTGCGGCAATGACGGTGACGGCATTTATGCTGAATTCAATGTTGCAAAAAGAATCCAGTAAACTCATTTATGCCTTGATCGCGGTTCTTTTCGTGAATGTTTCTATTGGAGGCGCGCTGACGCCGTTTGCAGCCCCTCCGATTCTTATGGTGGCGAGCAAGTGGAACTGGGATTTCACTTTTGTTCTTACCCACTTTGGATGGAAGAGTGCTATCGCTGTGACACTGAATGCTCTCTTGCTGGTCGCCGTTTTTAGAAAAGAATTTTCACAAAACTGTATCACTCTTCGTGAAGTCGAAACCCGTTTGTCTGGCGCCCAAGCTCCTATTCCAGCCGGAGTCACACTAGTGCATCTTCTTTTTTTGGGGGGGATTGTAATCACCGGCCACTATCAGAATGCGTTTTTAGGAATCTTTCTTTTATTCTTGGGGGTGGCGAGTGTGACCCAACGCTATCAAGATGCGCTTCGCCTGAAGGAAAGTCTTTTGGTTTCCCTTTTCTTAGGTGGAATCATTCAGTTTGGGGCGTTTCAGAAGTGGTGGTTGGCGCCGCTTCTGGGGGGAATGAGTGATTTGCTGTTGTTCAAAGGAGCGGTGGGTTTGACCGCAATTACGGACAATGCCGCTTTGACGTATTTGGGATCGCAAGTCGAAGGCTTGAGTGACTCCAGCAAATACGCACTCGTGGCAGGTGCCATTGCGGGCGGTGGGCTTACGATTATTGCCAACGCTCCCAATGCGGCGGGGTACTCTATTCTAAGTCATAAATTTCCGGGTGGAATTAAGCCTTTGAATCTTTTGATCGCGGCTTTGATTCCGACCGCAATAGCCATTTTCTGTTTATGGGTCCTGTAG
- a CDS encoding CcoQ/FixQ family Cbb3-type cytochrome c oxidase assembly chaperone gives MKQEGLKFFTDTYLTSLGLLIFFLFFVGVLIWVYRKNSSKIYHRMEQLPLTDGDSV, from the coding sequence ATGAAACAAGAAGGATTGAAATTCTTTACTGACACTTATTTGACATCCCTGGGGCTTTTGATTTTCTTCCTGTTCTTTGTCGGCGTCCTTATCTGGGTCTACCGCAAAAACAGCAGTAAAATCTATCACCGCATGGAACAATTACCGTTAACTGACGGAGACTCGGTATGA
- a CDS encoding HNH endonuclease family protein, translating into MKTLFLIMLLLAGGTAHAQYYLVQESVKSPPKKALLNPLHIAEEFLEDTTELNALTNSVLSLLNFSYSKDKYADYKERYNRAKHFGAWLRDHRDGTCYNTRAKVLIRDSSVEVSFASNGCTVTDGHWADPYSNRDYRRAADIQIDHFVPLKNAYISGAYKWNWQRRCLYANYMGNEFHLLPVYGPENSSKSDKTPEGYMPPNRSYQCQYLAQWLKVKLIWSLGLSVSEKEAVEELAQTHHCTTAELSYSEADLAAQRRYIANNMTLCQ; encoded by the coding sequence ATGAAAACATTGTTTCTGATAATGTTGTTGCTGGCGGGCGGAACAGCCCACGCTCAGTATTATTTGGTTCAAGAGTCCGTAAAATCTCCGCCGAAAAAAGCCCTTTTAAATCCTCTTCATATCGCCGAAGAATTTCTTGAAGACACCACCGAATTAAATGCACTGACCAACTCTGTTTTATCTCTTCTCAACTTTTCGTATTCTAAAGACAAATACGCGGATTATAAAGAACGCTATAATCGCGCTAAGCATTTCGGAGCGTGGCTGCGCGATCATCGCGACGGCACTTGCTATAACACGCGCGCAAAAGTTTTAATTCGCGATTCTTCCGTGGAAGTGTCTTTCGCTTCTAACGGGTGCACGGTGACTGACGGACACTGGGCGGATCCCTATAGCAACCGGGACTACCGGCGTGCTGCGGATATTCAAATTGATCATTTTGTTCCGTTGAAAAATGCCTACATTAGCGGTGCTTACAAATGGAATTGGCAAAGACGTTGTCTTTATGCGAACTACATGGGGAATGAGTTTCACTTGCTCCCTGTCTATGGTCCGGAAAACTCTTCAAAGAGTGATAAGACGCCTGAGGGATATATGCCTCCCAATCGCAGCTATCAATGCCAATACTTAGCGCAGTGGTTGAAAGTTAAACTGATCTGGTCGTTAGGACTTTCTGTTTCTGAAAAAGAAGCCGTCGAAGAACTTGCACAGACTCATCACTGCACGACGGCGGAGCTCAGTTATTCCGAAGCAGACCTTGCGGCTCAGCGCCGTTATATCGCAAATAACATGACTCTGTGCCAATAG
- a CDS encoding PAS domain S-box protein, translated as MEFEDSVFFEISSDMVAVVGMDWVPVKLNSVWTKELGWSNEEIIQLSFKNLIHPDDYKHTLEQIGVPYDGQVTRDVRNRYRCKNGSYKYLCWNYRIDLKNRLIYAVVKDITQQKVYDEIYKQANKVAKLGSWSVDVVEEKVHFSQELCDLFEINPKDISEVEDAMSLLPPEARALIEEKYQNLRERGEEYDIETVLATSKGRIFPARVMGAALKENNVVITAFGIVQDISKVKETENILRYQQELLNGLLDSSPSIIYVKDLEGKYILASRQFEVLMGKSKDELLGKTDFELFAERDALRHVRNDHQIIRNKKAVQTEDAILLPDGSEKQYISDKFPLLDAQGNVIAMAGVSTDITELHRYQTELLKAKEEAVQGTKAKSEFLANMSHEIRTPMNSIMGMAEVLLESPLDADQRSYVTILSRASESLLGIINDILDFSKIESGQMILEKAPFPLRETVTKSMELLMIKAQEKKLEMRVDIDRDVPDTVVGDAKRLQQVLLNLVGNGLKFTDQGSVLLSISLRQAAHPELEFTIQDTGIGISEDKLATLFTRFYQGDSSITRRFGGTGLGLSISKELVEKMGGRISVESRPGQGSRFVFTIPLNPVTQ; from the coding sequence ATGGAATTTGAGGACTCAGTATTTTTTGAAATTTCCAGTGACATGGTGGCTGTCGTGGGAATGGACTGGGTTCCCGTAAAACTGAATTCTGTTTGGACAAAAGAGCTGGGTTGGAGCAACGAAGAAATCATTCAGCTGAGTTTCAAAAATCTGATTCATCCTGATGACTACAAACATACTCTAGAGCAAATCGGAGTGCCTTACGATGGCCAGGTCACGCGCGATGTTCGCAATCGTTATCGCTGTAAAAATGGCTCGTACAAATATCTTTGTTGGAATTATCGCATTGATCTAAAAAATCGGCTGATCTACGCCGTGGTCAAAGATATCACTCAGCAGAAGGTCTATGATGAGATCTACAAACAAGCGAACAAGGTCGCAAAGTTGGGCAGCTGGAGTGTGGATGTCGTGGAAGAAAAAGTCCATTTTTCTCAAGAATTGTGCGACCTCTTTGAAATCAATCCCAAAGATATCTCCGAAGTGGAAGATGCGATGAGCCTTCTGCCGCCCGAAGCACGCGCTTTGATTGAAGAAAAATATCAGAACTTAAGAGAGCGTGGAGAAGAGTACGACATAGAGACGGTCTTAGCGACCAGCAAAGGGCGGATTTTCCCCGCACGTGTGATGGGAGCCGCTCTTAAAGAAAACAACGTTGTCATTACGGCCTTTGGAATTGTGCAGGATATTTCCAAGGTAAAAGAGACGGAAAATATTCTTCGCTATCAACAGGAGCTTCTGAATGGCTTGTTGGATTCTTCTCCTTCCATCATTTACGTGAAAGATTTAGAAGGAAAATATATTTTAGCCAGTCGTCAGTTTGAAGTTCTTATGGGAAAAAGTAAGGATGAGCTCTTAGGTAAAACTGATTTTGAACTTTTCGCTGAAAGAGATGCCCTGAGGCACGTACGCAATGATCACCAAATCATCCGCAATAAAAAGGCAGTGCAAACCGAAGACGCCATTCTGTTACCTGATGGCAGTGAAAAACAGTACATCTCAGATAAATTTCCTCTTTTAGATGCCCAAGGAAATGTGATCGCTATGGCTGGGGTGTCGACGGATATCACCGAACTTCATCGTTATCAGACGGAACTTCTGAAAGCGAAAGAAGAAGCCGTGCAGGGGACAAAAGCCAAATCTGAATTTCTGGCGAATATGAGTCATGAGATTCGCACGCCCATGAATTCTATTATGGGTATGGCAGAGGTTCTTTTAGAAAGTCCGCTCGATGCAGATCAAAGAAGCTATGTCACTATTCTAAGTCGCGCTTCGGAAAGCCTTTTAGGCATTATCAATGACATCTTGGACTTCTCAAAAATTGAGTCGGGTCAGATGATTCTCGAAAAGGCGCCATTTCCTTTGCGCGAAACCGTCACAAAAAGCATGGAACTTCTTATGATCAAAGCTCAGGAAAAAAAGTTGGAAATGCGGGTGGATATAGATCGTGACGTCCCCGACACGGTTGTTGGAGATGCCAAGCGTTTACAGCAAGTCCTGCTCAACTTGGTGGGAAATGGCCTTAAATTCACGGACCAAGGCAGCGTACTGTTAAGTATATCCCTTCGTCAGGCCGCGCATCCAGAGCTGGAGTTCACAATTCAAGATACGGGTATAGGTATTTCCGAAGATAAGTTAGCCACGCTTTTCACGCGTTTCTATCAAGGGGACTCGTCAATAACTCGCCGCTTCGGGGGCACCGGGCTGGGGTTGAGTATTAGCAAAGAGCTGGTGGAAAAAATGGGCGGCCGGATTTCAGTAGAAAGCAGGCCGGGCCAGGGTTCTCGCTTTGTCTTTACCATTCCTTTAAATCCTGTGACTCAATAA
- the ccoN gene encoding cytochrome-c oxidase, cbb3-type subunit I, with amino-acid sequence MIWAGAAFLFGLIAALQLAYWPMNANLEWITFGRLRPLHTNAAIFAFAGNAIFAGIYHSSQRLLKTRMFSDVLSKMHFWGWQLIILSAAITLPLGYTQSKEYAELEWPIDIAITVVWVIFAVNFFGTIRQRREKHMYVAIWFYIATIITVAVLHIVNSIEIPVGMLQSYPVYAGIQDALVQWWYGHNAVAFFLTTPFLGLMYYYIPKAANRPVYSYRLSIVHFWSLVFIYIWAGPHHLLYTSLPEWAQTLGMIFSVMLWAPSWGGMINGLLTLKGSWHLLRTEPLIKFFVAALTFYGMSTFEGPLLSIKSVSALGHYTDWIVGHVHAGALGWNGFLSFGMIYYLVPRLWKTELYSKKLLENHFWISLTGVLLYYISMVVAGITQGLMWRAVTPEGQLVYPDFIETVVRIVPLYWVRALGGGLFIIGFMMMAYNIYKTIRKAPKAVEQTSYEVQRTGFDEQTQDTHRKLEGMGFTFSVLAFLAIIVGSVIEIYPTLSLHKYVNPANIVEPHTPLEIAGRDIYIREGCYVCHSQQIRPIASEVLRYGNASTVEESMYDRPFQWGSKRTGPDLARLGKKYPNLWHYSHMIDPRAVTPKSIMPSYPWLVEKNTDFLVLRKKLSVMNKLGVPYDSEVVANADIHAQKQAQEIAADLESNGAPKGLAKKEIVALIAYLQSLGQKGKAQ; translated from the coding sequence ATGATCTGGGCAGGAGCGGCTTTCTTATTTGGACTTATCGCAGCCCTGCAGCTGGCTTATTGGCCCATGAATGCGAATCTGGAATGGATCACATTCGGCCGACTTCGTCCCTTGCACACAAATGCGGCGATCTTCGCCTTTGCCGGAAATGCCATCTTTGCCGGGATTTATCATTCATCGCAAAGACTTTTAAAAACTCGCATGTTCTCGGATGTGCTTTCAAAAATGCACTTCTGGGGTTGGCAGCTTATCATTCTTTCCGCGGCAATCACTTTGCCTTTGGGATATACGCAATCCAAAGAATACGCCGAGCTTGAATGGCCCATCGACATTGCGATCACAGTGGTCTGGGTCATCTTTGCCGTGAACTTCTTTGGAACGATCCGCCAACGTCGTGAAAAACATATGTACGTAGCGATCTGGTTCTATATCGCGACCATTATCACGGTCGCCGTTTTACACATCGTAAACTCCATTGAAATTCCCGTGGGCATGTTGCAGTCCTACCCTGTCTATGCCGGCATTCAAGATGCTCTGGTGCAATGGTGGTACGGTCACAATGCGGTGGCGTTTTTCTTAACTACACCTTTCCTAGGTCTGATGTATTATTACATCCCCAAGGCAGCAAATCGTCCCGTGTATTCTTACCGTCTCTCGATTGTGCACTTTTGGTCGCTCGTTTTCATTTATATCTGGGCGGGTCCCCATCATCTTCTGTACACCTCCCTGCCAGAGTGGGCGCAAACATTGGGAATGATTTTCTCGGTCATGCTATGGGCTCCCTCTTGGGGAGGTATGATCAACGGGCTTTTAACTTTGAAAGGATCTTGGCATCTTCTTCGTACAGAGCCATTGATTAAATTCTTCGTCGCCGCTTTGACTTTCTATGGAATGTCGACTTTCGAAGGGCCGCTTCTTTCTATTAAATCGGTCTCGGCTTTAGGTCACTACACTGACTGGATTGTCGGTCACGTTCACGCCGGCGCTTTGGGCTGGAATGGTTTCTTGTCTTTCGGGATGATCTACTATTTGGTTCCTCGTCTTTGGAAGACAGAGCTTTACTCGAAAAAACTTTTAGAGAATCACTTTTGGATCAGTTTAACCGGCGTTCTTCTTTATTACATCTCAATGGTGGTTGCAGGTATCACTCAAGGTTTGATGTGGCGAGCGGTGACTCCGGAAGGTCAATTGGTTTACCCGGACTTTATTGAAACCGTGGTTCGCATTGTGCCTCTTTATTGGGTGCGTGCTTTAGGTGGAGGTCTGTTCATTATCGGCTTTATGATGATGGCTTACAACATTTATAAGACGATCAGAAAAGCTCCAAAAGCTGTGGAACAAACTTCTTACGAAGTTCAAAGAACAGGTTTTGATGAACAAACTCAAGACACTCACCGAAAACTAGAAGGAATGGGTTTCACATTTTCTGTTCTTGCGTTCTTGGCGATCATCGTAGGGTCCGTGATTGAGATTTATCCAACACTGTCTTTACATAAATACGTCAACCCAGCGAATATCGTTGAACCGCACACGCCGTTAGAAATTGCCGGTCGTGACATCTACATCCGTGAAGGATGTTATGTCTGCCACTCTCAGCAGATTCGTCCGATTGCTTCTGAAGTTCTGCGCTACGGAAACGCTTCCACAGTGGAAGAGTCCATGTACGATCGTCCCTTCCAATGGGGATCGAAGCGTACAGGTCCCGACCTGGCTCGCTTAGGAAAAAAATATCCCAATCTTTGGCACTACAGTCATATGATTGATCCGCGCGCGGTCACTCCGAAGAGCATCATGCCAAGTTATCCTTGGTTGGTTGAGAAGAACACGGACTTCTTAGTTCTTCGCAAAAAACTTTCGGTGATGAATAAGTTAGGCGTGCCTTACGATTCTGAAGTCGTAGCCAATGCTGACATCCACGCCCAAAAACAAGCACAAGAAATCGCCGCGGATTTAGAATCAAACGGTGCGCCAAAAGGTTTAGCGAAAAAAGAAATCGTCGCTTTGATTGCCTATCTTCAGTCTTTGGGACAGAAAGGGAAAGCTCAATGA